Genomic window (Pirellulales bacterium):
CCAAGAGTGATTGTCGGAATTCGCGACCTTGGGCCAGATCACCTCGACCACTCGCGTCCCAGCCTCGACCAACCGCCGCGCCAGAAGACAGCTTTGGCCAAACGTGTTGCGGCCGTACCGCTCGCGCATCGCGTCCGGCTCTTTCTTGAGATCGAAGGCATCGCGCGCCCTGCCCGATAGGATCAGCCCCAGCGCCTTGTCGTAATACGAATCGAGTTCGTACTTCGCGGTGGCCTTTTCAATCTCCGGCATCCCCTTGTCGATCACTTCGCGCAACCGCGCGCGGCGCTCCAGGCGGGCGCTCGAGACCTCCGGCCGAAGCTGCAAATCTTCGACCTTGATGCGGTCCATCTTGGCCATGTCCATATCGTCGCCGGGCGGATAGAGATAGTACGGATCGAACGCCCGGCCGAGGAAGCCGGCCGTGCCCGATTTGCCGACCACGCCACTCTCCTGCAACGGCCGCGGCATCATCACGAACGGCAGCATGGGGACGGTCGGCGGCTTGAGGCGAATAATGTTCGAGCCGAAGTTCGGATAGTCCTTCGGACTCGGCGGCTCGAGCTGGCCGGAGGGACTCACCTTGTCGGCCGTCCAGCCAGTGTTCATCTGATAGATGGCGGCTGTGTGGTTGAACAGCCCGTTGGGCGTGTAGCTCATCGACCGCACGAGCGTCAGCTTGTCGGTGATTTCGGCGAACTTTGGGAGCATCTCGGTGACGTTCACACCGGGCGTCTTGGTTGGGATCGCCTTGAACGCGCTGCGCACATTGTCTGGCACGTTTTCCTTTGGGTCCCAAAGATCAAGATGGCTCGGGCCGCCTTGCAAGTAAACCAGAATAACGCTCTTCGCCTTCCCCCAGCCCGGCCCGCCGCCAACTGGCGCCTCCGCGGCAGCCGCCTGCCGCTTGAGCAGATCGCCAAGCGTGAGCCCGAGCATTGCCGATCCACCAATGCGCAATAGATCACGTCGGGTAACGCCAAGCTGACGATCGCAGAGATCTTTGCCAGGTTGACCAGGGATGACGAGCATGAGAACACCTCGGATGGGAAGGAGATTCGAGGATCAGGAGGGAGAATTCTTTTATGCGGCGAGCATGAGGCAGGGAATTAATTCGCTCCCGCAGCGCACTCAATATAGCGGCATGTGGCGACGAATGTCAAATTTGGACGAACTCGGGTAGTGGGTCAGTCTGAAATCGCGATTCCGAAAATCTATCGTCGGGCGAGCGGGCCGTTCAATCATCATGGCAAATATCGCGATCAATCACGTCCCTGGCCCAAAACTTGACCTGTCCGTGGCTGGCTTCAAAGTCGTCAACTCGCACCTTCAGTCCATCAAGTTGCCGACGGCTGACATCGACAATGCAGAGACCGGAGGTGTGGATCGGAAAGCCTTCTTCAATGCTCAGGCCTTGAACCCCGAGAAACCGGAGCCGCCGTAAGACGGAGTCCTTTTAAAGCGTCAAATCCAAACGAGCGCCAGAAAAGTCAGGAGGATTTCGATAGTAGCAAAGCTCGACGATATCGTATTGCCAGGGGCGATCAATGATCGGATGATAGGGATCGTCGTCGAATCTGTTTTCGCTCATCCCTCCATCATATCCGAGCGCTCTCGCAAGGGCCAAAGGCACGCCACAATAACCAATTGGATTGTTCGCGGCGCACTTTGGATCGTACAATTTCAATATGGAAAGGATGATCGCCAAAACGGTCAGTGAGATTTCTGAAACGGCCAGGCGCAGTCTTGAAGGCCTGCTCGGCCGGCAATTGCAGCCAGAGCAGCGTGTGCTAGTTATGTTGCTTTCGCCAAGTGAAACACCGGATGATTCGGTCGGCCGCGAACCGCTGATTGGACTGCGGCAAGTTATCGCATCCGCGCAGCGAAATGCCGATGCGAAGGGAGTCAGCGACGAAGAAATAGGCGCCGCTGTTGAAGAGGCGATGGCGCATTTCCGCGGCAGGGCCTAAAGGTCATCGTCTCGCAGTCCAGCTCGTCTCATCAGACTCCGTAACGTCCCGCGTTTCAGATCGCGGTTGCCATGCACGGGGACCGTGAGAATCACTTGGCTTCCTGGCCGAGCGTAGATGTGATGGCTCCCGTGGACTTGCTGGAGAATCCAGCCGCGGGTTTCCAGCACTCTGCAGAGATGCTTGTCCGAAACGACCTTCAAAGATCGATCTGCGCAAGCTGGGCGTCGGATTCCTCTGCGACAGCTTCATCCGCTACGGCGAGCCAGCCCTCGGCGGCCTCGCGGATGTTTGCGAGTGTTTCGTCGTAGGAGTCACCTTCCGAAACGCAGCCAGGTAAGGCGGGGATCTCGGCCCAGAATCCACCTTCTTCAGCAGGATGCAACACGACTCTCAGCTTCATGGCAGACCCTTCCGTTACGACGACCCAATCCGCAATTCCTCATGTCGCAGCGCGCCGTTGCCGAAGGGGCGGGTTTCGGGTGGGGCGACGGCGGGGTGCAAGGCGAGCAGACGTTCTTGGCAGCGGTAGGCCATGCCTCCTTCCGGCGGTTTGATGCGGACGTACATCCCGTCGGGCTGGAGCATGCGGGCCTTCACGTTGTCCAAAAGATACGCCGGCACGATCTCGTGCAGAATCCGCTCGCGCAGATCGGCCGCCTCGATCGGGAACATCACTTCGACGCGGCGATAGAAATTCCGCGGCATCCAATCGGCGCTGCTCAGATAAATCTGGCAATCGTCGTCGGGACCAAAGACGTAAATGCGGCTGTGCTCGAGGAACCGATCGACGATGCTCCGCACGCGGATGTTTTCCGAAATCCCAGGTAGCCCCGGCCGCAGGCAGGAAATGCCGCGATCCACGATGTCGATCGGCACTCCCGCTTGGCTGGCCCGATAGAGCGCCTCGATCACGCGATGGTCGGCTAGCGCGTTGGTCTTGGCGAAGATTCGCGACGGCCGACCTTCGCGAGCGCGCTGCGCCTGCTCGTCGATGAGTTGCAGCGTGCGACGCTGCAAATCGGTTGGGGCGACCACCAGCTTCCGCCATTGATGCCCCTGCGAATAACCGGTGAGCAGATTGAACAGGGCCGAGGCGTCGGCGGCGATGTCCTCGTTTGTGGTGAACAGACCCAGATCGGTGTAAATGAGCGCGGTGGTCGGATTGTAGTTGCCGGTGCCGAGGTGCACGTAGCGCCGCAGGCTGCTTCCCTCCTGCCGCACGACTAGGGACACCTTGCAATGCGTCTTGAGGTCGAGAAAGCCGAACACCACATGCACGCCGGCCCGCTCGAGCTGCCGTGCCCAGCTCACGTTGTTCGCCTCGTCGAATCGAGCCTTGAGTTCCACGAGCGCGGTGACGTGCTTGCCCGATTCCGCGGCCTGGATCAAGGCCCGCGTGACCGGCGAATCGCCGCTGGTGCGATAGAGCGTCTGCTTGATAGCCTGCACCCGCGGGTCGTTCGCAGCCCGGCTGATGAAATCGACCACAGGATCAAAGGCGTCGTATGGGTGATGCAGCAAAATGTCGCGCTTCGCGATCATCGCGAATAGATCGTCGCTCCGCCGGCGGATTCCTCGCGGCAATTGCGGCGAAAAGGGCGCGTCGCGGAGGTGATCGCGATTGGGAATCTTCGTGAGTTCCATGAGCGCCGTCAGATCGAGCGGCCCGGGGATCCGATAAACCTCGCTATAACCCTCGGGCGTTCCGTCGCGAATTGCTTCGTCGTCGATGATCATCCGCGACAACTCTTCATTGCCCCCGGCGGCGACCTCCAGGCGCACGGCTTCACCGCGCTGCCGCGCCTTGAGACGATCTTCAATCAGACGGAGCATGTCGTCCGATTCTTGCTCCAACAACTCGATGTCGCTGTCGCGCGTAATCCGGAATGTGGTCCACGAGAGAATGTCGAACCCGCCGAACAGTTCGGGCAACCGCGCCGAGACCGCCTCTTCCAACAAGATGAACTGCTGCTCTTCTCCCTGCCCCAACGGCACCAGGCGCGGCAGAATCTGCGGCACCTGCACGACGGCGAACAACTGCTTCGGCCCCAAGCCGCGGCGGCGCTCGAGCATCGTCGCCAGGTACAATCCACGATTGTGATACCGCGGGCTGGGATGGGCCGGATCGACGGCCATCGGCGTGAGAATCGGGAACGCTCGCTCGCGGAAGAAGCGATCGAGCGATTCGCGCTGGGTGGGATTCAGCTCATTGAACCGCAATAGCCGAATCCCTTCGGCAGCAAGCTGCGGCAGCACGGACTCGTTCCAGCAACGATACTGCGCGGCGACGAGTTCCTGGGTGCGCTTAGCGATCCGCTGCAACTGCGCGACAGGGCGCATGCCGTCGGGGGCAAAATCCTGCGGGGCGCCGTCGCCGAAGGCCTGCTCGCGCAGGCCCGCCACGCGGACCATGAAGAACTCATCCAAGTTCGAGCTGAAGATTGCCAGAAACTTCAGCCGCTCCAAGAGCGGGTTCG
Coding sequences:
- the ppk1 gene encoding polyphosphate kinase 1, with product MSEQTFQAEHFINRELSWLEFNARVLEEAEDPTNPLLERLKFLAIFSSNLDEFFMVRVAGLREQAFGDGAPQDFAPDGMRPVAQLQRIAKRTQELVAAQYRCWNESVLPQLAAEGIRLLRFNELNPTQRESLDRFFRERAFPILTPMAVDPAHPSPRYHNRGLYLATMLERRRGLGPKQLFAVVQVPQILPRLVPLGQGEEQQFILLEEAVSARLPELFGGFDILSWTTFRITRDSDIELLEQESDDMLRLIEDRLKARQRGEAVRLEVAAGGNEELSRMIIDDEAIRDGTPEGYSEVYRIPGPLDLTALMELTKIPNRDHLRDAPFSPQLPRGIRRRSDDLFAMIAKRDILLHHPYDAFDPVVDFISRAANDPRVQAIKQTLYRTSGDSPVTRALIQAAESGKHVTALVELKARFDEANNVSWARQLERAGVHVVFGFLDLKTHCKVSLVVRQEGSSLRRYVHLGTGNYNPTTALIYTDLGLFTTNEDIAADASALFNLLTGYSQGHQWRKLVVAPTDLQRRTLQLIDEQAQRAREGRPSRIFAKTNALADHRVIEALYRASQAGVPIDIVDRGISCLRPGLPGISENIRVRSIVDRFLEHSRIYVFGPDDDCQIYLSSADWMPRNFYRRVEVMFPIEAADLRERILHEIVPAYLLDNVKARMLQPDGMYVRIKPPEGGMAYRCQERLLALHPAVAPPETRPFGNGALRHEELRIGSS
- a CDS encoding type II toxin-antitoxin system HicB family antitoxin, which encodes MKLRVVLHPAEEGGFWAEIPALPGCVSEGDSYDETLANIREAAEGWLAVADEAVAEESDAQLAQIDL
- a CDS encoding DUF1501 domain-containing protein, translated to MLVIPGQPGKDLCDRQLGVTRRDLLRIGGSAMLGLTLGDLLKRQAAAAEAPVGGGPGWGKAKSVILVYLQGGPSHLDLWDPKENVPDNVRSAFKAIPTKTPGVNVTEMLPKFAEITDKLTLVRSMSYTPNGLFNHTAAIYQMNTGWTADKVSPSGQLEPPSPKDYPNFGSNIIRLKPPTVPMLPFVMMPRPLQESGVVGKSGTAGFLGRAFDPYYLYPPGDDMDMAKMDRIKVEDLQLRPEVSSARLERRARLREVIDKGMPEIEKATAKYELDSYYDKALGLILSGRARDAFDLKKEPDAMRERYGRNTFGQSCLLARRLVEAGTRVVEVIWPKVANSDNHSWDMHVDLTKRMKTQAAPMFDPGLTALISDLDERGMLAETLVVAVGEFGRSPQRGLSTSGNGNSPDGRDHWPYCYTACLAGAGIKRGFVYGKSDKTASGPLENPVHPTELLATIYHAAGISPATIVYNHLNQPREMVQGLPVPGLFA